The Flammeovirga kamogawensis genome includes a region encoding these proteins:
- a CDS encoding beta-galactosidase, whose product MRNFFKRTGAILLFFVLLSSTLLGQDLNNEIENEVKNLEALIKKAKKKGIDVTKEESTLRTADIFKTFANWDEKNIDYNYNLFKTLNTYKATAKEVAEDLPNFERREVIIMLKEGQENLDLALAGKIKKQKITRIDWNNAHIKGSDIVQNDGRPVFLLDYTWKPKVPYLTEYHGNLDGFFMTSNYVLDESGTIKPKLIKDLQTKPTGRIGTAFLNHLNPPKWFKQKYPKALEGKRRYFDYDIDNPNTLVLQELLLSKTVPLMKGKNYAELGYMLTNEPHWHTKEGSWDTGGVSEYTLIKFRNYLKEKHKDVATLNAIWGATFSSFDAVQVTIPMNGNLQGTPIWYDWMRFNQVRGNEWFQSLTDIIHKYDQEANTHIKVMTHLFTENPRDMGIDLETMTEITSVIGNDAGAVYSDMWRKKVPEWKSKYSFDWRQLCISYDFMKSVSPDKIIFNSENHFISTIRFRDLYMKPDYVRATFWLATTLGLNACQTWFFPRNVDGSLRKNTKGYAASVTQMPRVMNEMTLTYLDMNANAMGLSAIQKLRKPVRIFHSETSAINIDNHMDEVYHSYENLMFEGVAIGFVTEKILSKQDMLLWDVVVIQNTPFVTVSERNALQQYLSNGGKIIIDRKSILKDEYGRELQPLEKAKGELIFANKASNIKTLALSKVTDQQPLILEENNANNHKACMWRYAQDENGNQLLSIVNLGNKEANLSLKLNNGNPVKIKNIIEGTDHPKDFKMKPLEVLYLEVSE is encoded by the coding sequence ATGAGAAACTTTTTTAAACGAACAGGTGCAATTTTACTTTTTTTTGTACTACTAAGCAGTACCCTTTTGGGACAGGATCTAAATAATGAGATTGAAAATGAAGTTAAGAATTTAGAAGCTCTTATTAAGAAGGCAAAGAAAAAAGGAATTGATGTAACTAAAGAGGAAAGTACTTTAAGAACAGCGGATATTTTTAAGACTTTTGCCAATTGGGATGAGAAAAACATTGACTACAATTATAACTTATTCAAAACGCTAAATACTTATAAAGCAACGGCCAAAGAAGTGGCTGAAGATTTACCAAACTTTGAAAGGAGAGAGGTAATTATTATGCTTAAAGAGGGACAAGAAAATTTAGACTTGGCGTTAGCTGGTAAAATTAAAAAACAAAAAATTACTAGAATTGATTGGAACAATGCACATATAAAAGGCAGTGATATTGTTCAGAATGATGGTAGGCCCGTCTTTCTTTTAGATTACACATGGAAACCCAAAGTGCCTTATTTAACAGAGTATCATGGAAATTTAGATGGTTTTTTTATGACGTCAAATTATGTGCTTGATGAAAGTGGTACAATTAAACCAAAATTAATTAAAGACTTACAAACAAAGCCTACAGGTAGGATTGGTACTGCATTTTTAAATCATTTAAACCCTCCTAAATGGTTTAAGCAGAAATACCCAAAAGCATTAGAAGGTAAACGTAGATATTTTGATTACGATATTGATAACCCAAATACTTTAGTTTTACAGGAGTTATTATTAAGTAAAACAGTTCCTTTAATGAAAGGGAAAAATTATGCAGAATTAGGCTATATGTTAACCAACGAGCCACATTGGCACACTAAAGAGGGGTCTTGGGATACTGGAGGAGTTTCTGAGTATACGTTGATAAAATTTAGAAATTACCTTAAAGAAAAACATAAAGATGTTGCCACATTAAATGCTATTTGGGGGGCAACGTTTTCTTCTTTTGATGCGGTTCAAGTTACAATACCAATGAATGGAAATTTGCAAGGTACACCCATTTGGTACGATTGGATGCGCTTTAATCAGGTGAGAGGGAACGAGTGGTTTCAGAGTCTTACTGATATAATTCATAAATACGATCAAGAAGCCAATACGCATATAAAAGTAATGACGCATTTGTTTACAGAAAACCCAAGGGATATGGGTATTGATTTAGAAACTATGACTGAAATTACTTCTGTAATTGGCAACGATGCAGGAGCAGTTTATTCTGATATGTGGAGAAAAAAAGTACCAGAATGGAAGAGTAAGTATAGCTTTGATTGGAGACAACTTTGTATTAGTTATGATTTCATGAAATCTGTATCTCCTGATAAGATAATTTTTAATTCGGAAAATCACTTTATTTCTACTATTAGATTTAGAGACCTATACATGAAACCCGATTATGTTAGGGCTACTTTCTGGCTTGCAACAACATTAGGTTTAAATGCATGTCAGACGTGGTTTTTCCCAAGAAATGTTGATGGATCATTAAGAAAGAATACAAAGGGATATGCTGCCTCAGTAACACAGATGCCCCGTGTGATGAACGAGATGACACTCACTTATCTTGATATGAACGCCAACGCTATGGGGTTAAGTGCAATTCAGAAATTAAGAAAACCAGTACGTATTTTTCATTCAGAGACTTCTGCAATCAATATAGATAATCACATGGATGAAGTGTATCACTCTTACGAAAATTTAATGTTTGAAGGGGTAGCTATTGGTTTTGTTACAGAGAAGATTTTATCTAAACAAGATATGTTGTTATGGGATGTTGTTGTTATTCAAAATACCCCTTTTGTAACCGTATCAGAAAGAAATGCTTTGCAGCAATATTTATCTAATGGAGGTAAAATAATAATTGATAGAAAGAGTATACTAAAAGATGAATATGGTAGAGAATTGCAACCACTTGAAAAGGCTAAAGGTGAATTAATTTTCGCAAATAAAGCTTCAAATATTAAAACTTTAGCCCTGTCTAAAGTGACAGACCAACAACCATTAATTTTAGAAGAAAACAACGCGAATAATCATAAAGCATGTATGTGGAGATATGCGCAAGATGAGAATGGAAACCAGTTACTTTCTATTGTGAATTTAGGGAATAAAGAAGCAAATTTATCTCTTAAATTAAATAATGGGAATCCAGTAAAAATCAAGAATATAATTGAAGGTACTGATCATCCTAAAGACTTTAAAATGAAGCCTTTGGAGGTGTTGTATTTGGAAGTGAGTGAATAA
- a CDS encoding family 16 glycosylhydrolase: MTNKIKLRPYILTLLLSNLVGLIAFAQKPLATTNSKDKWEIQWSASDEFNAENPDWKKWMQKGKLPNTTAWKWDNDSNVTIKDGSAKITMRPNQNNEEDRNTYFKSGILKSYRTFTYGYFEAKIKGASLAEGVCPSFWLFSDFDKEAKDGEPVYCEIDIVELQQFDWYNKHQEDIQDIDLNLHAVVKVDGKREWRRPKKYPDEQLNKWRAPWDPSEDYHVYGCEVNKKEIIWFIDGVEVARKKNIYWHRPMNVTLSLGLRKPFVKFYNNRNNAIDPTSDPKSLEALKQMPTSMFVDYVRVWKKK; encoded by the coding sequence ATGACAAATAAAATAAAACTTAGACCTTATATTCTTACTCTATTGTTGAGTAATCTTGTGGGTTTAATTGCTTTTGCACAAAAACCACTTGCAACTACAAATAGTAAAGATAAGTGGGAAATTCAATGGAGTGCCTCTGATGAATTTAATGCAGAAAATCCAGATTGGAAAAAATGGATGCAAAAAGGTAAACTTCCTAATACAACCGCATGGAAATGGGACAATGATAGTAATGTTACTATTAAAGATGGTAGCGCAAAAATCACTATGCGTCCAAATCAGAATAACGAAGAGGATAGGAATACCTATTTTAAATCTGGCATACTGAAATCTTACAGAACCTTTACATATGGTTATTTTGAAGCAAAAATTAAAGGGGCTTCTTTAGCTGAAGGGGTGTGTCCATCTTTTTGGCTATTTAGTGATTTTGATAAAGAAGCCAAAGATGGTGAACCGGTTTACTGTGAAATAGATATTGTAGAGTTACAACAATTTGACTGGTATAATAAGCATCAAGAAGACATTCAGGATATTGATCTGAATTTACATGCGGTAGTGAAAGTGGATGGGAAAAGAGAATGGCGTAGACCTAAAAAATATCCTGATGAACAATTAAACAAGTGGAGAGCTCCTTGGGACCCAAGTGAGGACTATCACGTATATGGTTGCGAAGTTAACAAGAAAGAAATCATCTGGTTTATTGACGGTGTAGAGGTGGCAAGAAAAAAGAACATTTATTGGCATCGACCTATGAATGTGACATTGTCTTTGGGACTACGTAAACCTTTTGTAAAATTCTATAATAACAGAAATAACGCTATTGATCCTACTTCAGATCCTAAATCTTTAGAAGCGTTAAAACAGATGCCTACATCTATGTTTGTAGATTATGTAAGGGTCTGGAAAAAGAAATAA
- a CDS encoding family 16 glycosylhydrolase has product MKNLLIKTLSLSFISLVNLYSLECNAQHSPVSDPENKDKWILNETLSDEFNGTTLDKSKWWILGENGDYRKKWKGRAPAQFVDHNVAVENGNLILTSQWEPEFEFIKGQKNNGVFYGGTKEKADNSKPITQACIMSESFFKYGYMEIRSKAANAPVTSSFWTTGYHSEIDMTENFGKLSAENPYNKPEQLERKYRTNLISWDPQKAKDHKHYKVEDVLDVRVADDYHVYGFEWDKDYIKIYFDGKLLRISTREELEEKDQWRHQFPQELWINSEVFEWYGLPNKEDLEQPADYLIDYVRIWQKEITPPNFNALGFEGPFYFQGRSMNWWAPNKDHWRMTDDKAASGDLSLCFNYEGDFSDKNYNIFAPYGSLDLPKGSNEVEFKVWIDKDTDIKKIDLILTNPTTNISFDLSNVKKGKWVKVSQKFTRNKDSVQDLKNGDRVQIQLKGNTITSKKALLYIDDIEFKHNKGLAK; this is encoded by the coding sequence ATGAAAAATCTACTTATTAAAACATTAAGCCTAAGTTTTATCTCTCTAGTGAATCTATATTCATTAGAATGTAATGCACAACATTCTCCTGTTTCTGATCCGGAAAACAAAGACAAATGGATTCTAAATGAAACACTAAGTGATGAATTTAATGGTACAACATTAGATAAATCCAAATGGTGGATTTTAGGTGAAAACGGTGACTATAGAAAAAAATGGAAAGGACGTGCACCTGCACAATTCGTAGATCATAATGTAGCTGTTGAAAACGGGAATCTGATATTAACGTCTCAATGGGAACCTGAGTTTGAGTTTATAAAAGGCCAGAAAAACAACGGTGTTTTCTATGGAGGAACTAAAGAAAAAGCAGATAATAGTAAACCTATTACACAAGCTTGTATAATGAGCGAATCGTTCTTTAAGTATGGTTATATGGAAATTCGAAGTAAGGCGGCTAATGCTCCTGTTACGTCTAGTTTTTGGACAACAGGCTACCACTCTGAAATTGACATGACAGAGAATTTTGGTAAACTTTCTGCTGAAAATCCTTACAATAAACCGGAACAATTAGAACGTAAGTACCGTACAAATTTAATCAGTTGGGATCCACAAAAAGCCAAAGATCACAAACACTATAAAGTGGAAGATGTATTGGATGTAAGAGTTGCAGACGACTATCATGTTTACGGTTTTGAATGGGATAAAGACTACATTAAAATTTATTTTGATGGAAAATTATTACGAATTTCTACAAGAGAGGAACTCGAAGAAAAGGATCAATGGAGGCATCAATTCCCTCAAGAATTATGGATCAATTCTGAAGTTTTTGAATGGTATGGTTTACCGAACAAGGAAGATTTAGAACAACCTGCAGATTATTTGATTGATTATGTTAGAATCTGGCAGAAAGAAATAACACCGCCCAACTTTAATGCCTTAGGTTTTGAAGGACCTTTCTATTTCCAGGGACGCAGTATGAACTGGTGGGCTCCAAATAAAGACCATTGGAGAATGACAGATGATAAAGCTGCAAGTGGGGATTTAAGCCTATGCTTTAACTATGAAGGTGATTTTAGTGACAAAAATTATAATATCTTCGCTCCGTATGGTTCTTTAGATTTACCTAAAGGTTCTAATGAAGTAGAATTTAAAGTTTGGATTGATAAAGATACAGATATCAAAAAAATAGATCTCATTTTAACCAATCCGACAACAAATATTTCTTTTGATTTATCAAATGTCAAAAAAGGGAAATGGGTAAAAGTTTCTCAAAAATTTACAAGAAATAAAGATTCGGTTCAAGATTTAAAAAATGGTGACAGAGTACAAATTCAGTTAAAAGGAAATACTATCACTAGTAAAAAAGCTCTCTTGTATATCGATGATATCGAGTTTAAACATAATAAAGGGTTAGCGAAGTAG
- a CDS encoding T9SS type A sorting domain-containing protein, translating to MKNIFIIFLYLTCISTSIAQIDTSKFTNEILSSANYLVGTPYEVTKDGIISSINIIGNSTGTKVKMAIYSDLENTPDELIAVSEVNKLGKGLTSVAIEPIELDAGNYWIMAVYETTGKHLLGNTTNVNSDVFYTALNFDNELPINAQHFENYQGHAFPFFLDFKPEKTETSLTLYPNPTVDFVKVDYHKEKYEVHIFDLNGVEIKVIHSENKTLEVDLRGFKKGHYLFKIENQKAQYVIKN from the coding sequence ATGAAAAATATATTTATAATATTCTTGTACTTAACATGTATAAGTACATCAATAGCACAAATAGATACGTCTAAATTTACAAATGAAATTCTCTCTTCTGCTAATTATTTAGTAGGTACACCTTATGAGGTTACGAAAGATGGAATTATTTCTTCAATAAATATTATTGGAAACAGTACTGGTACTAAGGTTAAAATGGCAATTTACTCTGATTTAGAGAATACCCCAGATGAATTAATTGCTGTAAGTGAAGTGAATAAACTTGGTAAAGGGTTGACTTCTGTAGCAATTGAACCTATAGAATTAGATGCAGGTAATTATTGGATTATGGCGGTTTACGAAACTACAGGTAAACATTTACTAGGGAATACTACAAATGTAAATAGTGATGTTTTTTATACAGCTTTAAATTTTGATAATGAGTTGCCTATCAACGCTCAACACTTTGAGAATTATCAAGGACATGCCTTCCCTTTCTTTTTAGATTTTAAACCTGAAAAGACAGAAACAAGCCTTACATTATACCCAAATCCAACGGTTGATTTTGTAAAGGTTGACTATCATAAAGAAAAATATGAAGTACATATTTTTGATCTAAATGGGGTTGAAATCAAAGTAATTCATTCTGAGAATAAAACATTGGAGGTAGATTTAAGGGGTTTTAAAAAAGGGCATTACCTTTTTAAGATAGAAAACCAAAAAGCACAATATGTAATTAAGAATTAA
- a CDS encoding hybrid sensor histidine kinase/response regulator transcription factor, translating to MIRFYIIFLIQFLVLSITTGVLAQNNTSQFTPLTKYGMNEGISHYGVTTLLEDHNGFIWLGTYNGLDKFNGYDFTSFRNNDYERILTSNKIRALYQDDQKNIWIGTENGLNIYLYDQQKFKVIEANTLGIKNDKPFIIAKILSIQDYIVCITEYEGILLFNKKTYQLERSHYVEAIEKSFQFVSDAITLDNEILLVSTTKGLLAYNIKEDRHRFVLTESIGASRGLAIDCDNNIYIVDYNGINHVTTQKNGEHYSFNFQKTIFPTTRFLNIEASSDGSLWCGMLSRGCALIRDPAKLPNNIKFSEITPEHYLDIGRVSDFLPNDDKFNKVWISSFSDGLLVFDKNASAFKYSDLNTAELRGQNFTNKILEGCVWDKDHVLLCSYLRGLVYFNTTTGEIDPLPKEFNSSPVNLNNAAVVKDNKGGKWLRFTKGKGKWYYQPANETKKWIQVSKNGRPNKHFSKLNKVVVDKYGYYWLAAKIGLFRILMSEQGVVEYIEKLDSNPNVNLSDANNIKTLHIDSASNNVWVGTNLNGLLLIENDPSLSMNTMNIQQYNYDAEKDENSEIPSNHVSNIIALPNNKLCIGLEGKGICIIDKVSNGKLEYRNYSEKDGLDNNVVKKIVFDGNNNLWITTDKGLNQFDITTNTFKTFASEDGVKAYAFENVGFKQSDNRIVFAAGNGICYFNPTKIKIEKPLPKFTFGEMVLFNQKVSVNDTINDRVLLDKPLNEQKGITLKYDENVFSIELLLLHYSNPSIFKVKYRLLPQDKEWIETTSETKNASFNGLPPGKYTLEAMASNSKDKWTAPIRLDIRIDPPLWKTPLAYILYILSIIGIVYIIIRFMLNHTHLKHELEIEHIERLRIDELNKTKERIFMNISHEFRTPITLIRGPIQMLLNMFKSNQDAFVHLDLIQRQSNKMLQLVNQVQDFQKAEQSVLKLKTANFDFTDLIMDIKKDFDHLAELQSKKLIIEGDANQLFITADRYKLEIVLNNLLNNAFKFTKEGDTIKIVYGHDENALFFKVEDTGIGVKAEELPYVFDRYYQTENSNTYSIGSGIGLAFSKRLVEMHFGKIGIDSTLNKGTTFTVTLPVKVNCTEQLNEVRIKDILEKESDEEKQKIMPNSLELPSYLMDESLKELNVFYVEDNEELRTFVYSVFKDYFNVTCFVNGQECLDKLEDEWPDLIISDILMPELNGLELCQKIKSDIRTSHIPVILLTSRSSVDDQVKGLEVGADFYISKPFDMKHLIATSQMLLKNRKQLRERFQIDFPIEVEKKSTSKDDAIFIEKFYELIEENLENEDIDMNVFAKGLYLNRTTFFQKVKAITNYTPYELLKIYRLKKAAELLVQENLPVADVCVRTGFKNRTHFSRMFKEYYGVSPSKYGKKVAEKA from the coding sequence ATGATTAGATTTTACATTATATTCCTTATTCAATTTTTAGTATTATCTATAACAACAGGTGTACTAGCACAAAACAATACATCTCAGTTTACTCCATTAACAAAGTATGGAATGAATGAGGGGATTTCTCACTATGGCGTTACTACTTTATTAGAAGATCACAATGGTTTTATATGGTTGGGAACTTATAATGGCTTAGATAAATTTAATGGATACGATTTTACGAGCTTTAGAAATAATGACTATGAGCGTATTCTTACAAGCAACAAGATTAGAGCACTCTACCAAGATGATCAAAAAAACATATGGATAGGCACAGAAAATGGTTTAAATATCTATTTATATGATCAACAAAAATTTAAAGTAATTGAAGCAAATACCTTGGGTATTAAAAATGACAAACCCTTTATTATTGCTAAAATTCTTTCTATCCAAGATTACATCGTATGTATAACAGAATATGAAGGTATTCTTCTATTTAATAAAAAAACATATCAACTAGAACGTTCTCATTATGTAGAAGCTATTGAGAAGTCCTTTCAATTTGTTTCTGATGCAATCACCTTAGATAATGAAATTCTTTTAGTTTCAACAACTAAAGGGTTACTCGCATACAATATTAAAGAAGACAGACACCGCTTTGTATTAACAGAAAGTATTGGTGCCTCTAGAGGGTTAGCTATTGATTGTGACAATAATATTTATATTGTTGATTATAATGGTATAAATCATGTTACAACACAAAAAAATGGTGAACATTACTCTTTCAACTTCCAAAAAACTATTTTTCCAACTACAAGGTTTTTAAATATTGAAGCTAGTAGCGATGGAAGTTTATGGTGTGGAATGCTTTCAAGAGGATGTGCATTAATTCGTGATCCTGCTAAATTACCTAACAATATTAAGTTTAGTGAAATTACACCTGAACATTATTTAGATATTGGGAGAGTAAGTGATTTCCTACCAAATGACGATAAATTTAATAAAGTATGGATTAGCTCTTTTAGTGATGGGTTATTGGTATTTGATAAAAATGCTTCTGCTTTCAAGTATTCTGATTTAAATACTGCTGAACTTCGTGGACAAAATTTTACAAATAAAATCTTAGAAGGTTGTGTTTGGGATAAAGACCACGTATTACTTTGCTCCTATTTAAGAGGTTTAGTATACTTTAATACCACTACTGGAGAAATAGATCCCTTACCTAAAGAGTTTAATTCTAGCCCTGTTAACTTAAATAATGCGGCTGTTGTAAAAGATAATAAAGGAGGGAAATGGCTTAGGTTTACAAAAGGAAAAGGTAAATGGTATTATCAACCAGCAAACGAAACCAAAAAGTGGATTCAAGTTTCTAAAAATGGCCGTCCAAATAAGCACTTCTCTAAATTAAATAAAGTAGTTGTCGATAAGTATGGATATTATTGGTTAGCAGCCAAAATAGGTCTTTTTAGAATACTGATGTCAGAGCAAGGTGTTGTTGAATACATAGAAAAATTGGATAGTAATCCGAATGTAAATTTATCTGATGCAAACAATATTAAAACCCTACATATAGACTCTGCTAGTAATAATGTTTGGGTTGGTACAAACCTAAATGGCCTGCTTCTAATAGAAAACGACCCGTCATTAAGCATGAATACGATGAATATTCAGCAATACAATTATGACGCTGAGAAGGACGAAAATTCTGAAATTCCATCTAACCACGTATCAAATATTATAGCTCTACCAAACAATAAACTTTGTATTGGTTTAGAAGGTAAAGGTATTTGTATAATTGATAAAGTAAGTAATGGAAAATTAGAATACAGAAACTATTCTGAAAAAGATGGTTTGGATAATAATGTTGTCAAAAAAATTGTTTTTGATGGTAATAACAACTTATGGATTACTACTGATAAAGGGTTAAATCAATTTGATATTACCACAAATACATTTAAAACTTTTGCTTCTGAAGATGGTGTTAAAGCCTATGCTTTTGAAAATGTTGGTTTTAAGCAATCCGATAATAGAATTGTTTTTGCAGCAGGAAATGGCATCTGTTATTTTAACCCTACTAAGATTAAAATTGAAAAACCATTACCTAAATTCACTTTTGGAGAAATGGTACTTTTTAATCAAAAAGTTAGTGTAAATGATACTATAAACGATAGAGTTTTATTGGATAAACCTTTAAATGAACAAAAAGGAATTACTTTAAAATACGATGAAAATGTTTTCTCTATCGAACTGTTACTTTTACATTATTCTAACCCTTCAATCTTTAAAGTAAAATACCGTTTATTACCACAAGATAAAGAATGGATAGAAACAACATCAGAAACAAAAAATGCTTCTTTTAACGGTCTACCTCCTGGCAAATATACGTTAGAAGCAATGGCGTCTAACTCAAAAGATAAATGGACAGCCCCTATCCGATTAGATATTCGTATAGATCCTCCTTTATGGAAAACTCCACTTGCTTACATTCTATATATTTTAAGTATTATAGGTATCGTTTATATCATAATTAGATTTATGCTGAACCATACTCACTTAAAACATGAGTTAGAAATAGAACATATTGAACGTTTAAGAATAGATGAACTAAACAAAACCAAAGAACGTATTTTCATGAATATCTCTCATGAATTTAGGACGCCAATTACATTAATTAGAGGTCCTATACAAATGCTTCTGAATATGTTTAAGTCGAATCAAGATGCTTTTGTTCATCTCGATTTAATTCAACGTCAATCAAATAAAATGCTTCAGTTGGTTAATCAGGTTCAAGATTTCCAAAAAGCAGAACAAAGTGTGTTGAAATTAAAAACAGCAAATTTTGATTTCACAGACTTGATTATGGATATCAAAAAAGACTTTGATCATTTAGCAGAGTTACAATCTAAAAAATTGATCATAGAAGGAGATGCTAATCAGTTATTTATTACCGCAGATCGTTACAAGCTAGAAATTGTACTCAATAACCTATTAAACAATGCCTTTAAATTTACTAAAGAAGGCGATACCATTAAAATTGTTTATGGTCACGATGAAAACGCCCTATTCTTTAAAGTAGAAGACACCGGTATTGGTGTTAAAGCAGAAGAGCTTCCTTATGTATTTGATCGTTACTACCAAACTGAAAATTCTAATACCTACTCTATAGGTTCAGGAATTGGTTTGGCTTTCTCTAAGCGCTTAGTAGAAATGCACTTTGGTAAAATTGGTATTGATAGTACCTTAAACAAAGGAACAACTTTCACTGTAACTCTACCTGTAAAAGTTAATTGCACAGAGCAGTTGAATGAGGTTAGAATTAAAGATATTCTAGAAAAAGAAAGTGACGAAGAAAAGCAAAAAATAATGCCAAATAGTTTGGAGTTACCAAGCTATTTAATGGATGAAAGTTTAAAAGAACTGAATGTTTTCTATGTAGAAGACAATGAAGAATTAAGAACTTTTGTTTACAGTGTATTTAAAGATTATTTTAATGTTACTTGCTTTGTAAATGGGCAAGAATGTTTAGATAAGTTAGAAGATGAATGGCCTGATTTAATTATTAGTGATATTCTAATGCCAGAACTCAATGGTTTAGAATTATGTCAGAAAATTAAATCAGATATAAGAACAAGTCATATTCCTGTTATCTTATTAACGTCAAGATCTTCTGTAGATGATCAAGTGAAAGGACTTGAAGTTGGTGCAGACTTCTATATCTCTAAACCATTTGATATGAAGCATTTAATTGCGACTTCTCAGATGTTATTAAAAAATAGAAAGCAATTAAGAGAGCGTTTCCAAATTGATTTCCCTATAGAAGTAGAAAAGAAAAGTACTTCTAAAGATGATGCTATTTTTATAGAGAAATTTTATGAGTTAATTGAAGAGAACTTAGAAAACGAAGACATAGATATGAATGTTTTTGCTAAAGGTTTGTATTTAAATAGAACTACTTTCTTCCAAAAAGTAAAAGCAATAACAAATTATACACCTTACGAGTTACTAAAAATTTATAGACTGAAAAAAGCCGCAGAATTATTAGTACAAGAGAACCTACCTGTTGCAGATGTTTGCGTAAGAACTGGGTTTAAAAACCGTACTCACTTTAGTAGAATGTTTAAAGAATACTATGGTGTTTCACCAAGTAAATATGGTAAAAAGGTGGCTGAAAAAGCATAA